DNA from bacterium:
AGGCATTCTACCAGCAAGGATAGTAGCTATTACCGAATCTGTTGACCCGCTTATTACAGAAATAGTGTTACTCTGGCAATTTGTACGATATATTTTATTTGTTTCCGGATTGACATCAATTCCCCAGTAAGAAGAGGTAAGATTGGCATCTTCTATAGTTGTGATAATAGAATCGGTCGAACCATCTATAACAAAAACATTAGACAAATCCCGATCAGAAACATATATTTTATTAGTTTTTGAGTTTATGGCTATTCCATAAGGCATTTCACCAACCTTTATACTATCTATTACCGAATTAGTTAAACTGTTTATCACAAAAACAGAGCTGAAATGATCACTGGTAACATATATCTTATTAGTTTCTGTATTAACAGCAATGCCCGCACCCAAAATGCTTATATTTGCCATTATTGAATCTACGGAACCATCTATTACATATACACCATAAGTACTTGCAAGATATATTTTATTAGTATTTGAGTCTATATCAATACCTTTTGGTTGAGCTCCAACTGCCACAGTTTTTATTATTGAGTTGGTAACACCATCTATTACAGAAACAGTGTTACTGTCTTCATTTGTAACATATATTTTGTTGGTTTTTGTGTTTACTTTAATATCAAATGGGCGTCCTCCAACCCCTATAGTTCCTACTACTGAATTGGTTGCTCCGTTTATTACGGAGACAATATCGTTGTTACTATGTGCAATATATACTATATTGGTTGAGGGATTAACAGTTATTTCAAAAGGGCTTTCCGCAACATTTATAGTATTTATTATTGAATCCGTATAACCATTTATTACAGATACATTATTACTGCCCATATTTGCAACATATATTCTATTTGTATTAGGATTTACGCCTACTCCTATAGGATATGTTCCGTTTCCTACTGCCGGGCCAAGTGGTATAATCCCCACCGGCACAACCTGCGCATAACTGAGGTTTGAAAATAAGCCTATCATAAATATTCCGATTAATAGCTTTTTCATAGTTTTCTCCTATTTCATTAGTATAAGTTTCTTTGTTGCTTTTAATGTGCCGGTAGTAAGTCTCGCAAAGTATACGCCTGTTTTTAGTTCATTTGAATTGAGGGTTGTATTATAAACACCTGCTGCTTTTTCTCCGTTAACTAAAGTCTTCACACAACTTCCAGAAATGTCGTAAACACTTAATATCACTCGAGTTCTAATGGGTATGAAATACTTGATAATTGTTGATTTAATAAACGGATTTTGTCCTATTTCTATTTTTGCATTTTGATTTTTGATGTTTGAGTTTTCCTCTATTCCTGTAGTATTATATACTGCAAGACCACCACAAGTTCCAATCCATATATTAGCTCCTTCTATTACAAGAGAACGGATACCGTTAGAAAGCAAACCGGAATTTAAGGTTCTGAACACAGTCCAGTTAGTATCATCAAACTTTACAAGCCCACCCCAAACGCCAATCCATTTATTACTCCCTTCTATTGCAAGTGCAGTTACATAGTTAGCAGGCAAACTGGAATTTGAGGCGTTAAACACAGTCCATGTAGTACCGTCAAACTTTGCAAGACCATTAGAAGTACCAATCCATATATTACTATCTTCTATTGCGAGAGCATTGATACCGTTTTCAGGCAAACCGGAATTTGAGGTGTTGAACACAGTCCAAGTTGTACCGTCAAACTTTGCAAGTCCACCACCATAATCAGTGCCAATCCATATATTACTCCCTTCTATTGCAAGTGCAGTGATACCGTTATTGGGCAACCCGGAATTTGAGGTGTCATACACAGTCCAGTTAGTGTCGTCAAATTTCGCAAGACCACCATCATAAGTTCCAATCCACTTATTAATACCTTTTATTACAAGAGTCCGGACAGCACTCGCGGGCAAACCAGAATTTGAAGAGTTGAACACAGTCCAGTTAGTTCCGTCAAATTTTGCAAGACCAGCCCGAGTTCCAATCCATTTATTACTCCCTTCTACCCCAAGAGCATTAACATAGTTATACGGCAAACCAGAATTATAGGTGTTAAACACAGTCCAAGTTGTACCGTCAAACTTTGCAAGCCCCCCCAACATAGTGCCCATCCATTTATTACTCCCTTCTATTGCAAGTGCAAGGACATCGTTACGAGGTAACCCAGAATTTGAGGGGTTGAACACAGTCCAGTTAGTGTCGTCAAACTTCGCAAGACCACCACCACCAGTCCCAATCCATTTATTACTACCTTCTATTACAAGAGCAAAGGCATAATTATCAGGCAACCCGGAATTCGAGGTATTGAAGACAGTCCATGTAGTGCCGTCAAACTTCACAAGACCATCATAATCAGCGCCAATCCATATAATATTTCCTTCTATTGCAAGTGCAATAACATAGTCATCCGGCAACCCGGAATTTGAAGAGTTGAAAACAGTCCAGTTTGTGCCATCAAATTTTGCAAGCCCCCCATTTGTACCAATCCAGATATCGCTCCCTTGTATTGCAAGAGCAAGGACATATTTAGAGGGCAAACCGGAATTCGAGGTGTTATAGACAGTCCATGTAGTTCCGTTAAACTTCGTAAGACCCTCCGCAGTACCAATCCAGATAACACTTCCTTCTATTGCAAGAGCAGAGATATAGTTATCCGACAACCCGGAATTTGAGGTGTCATACACAGTCCAGTTAGTGCCATCAAACTTCGCAAGTCCGCCACCATAATAACTATTAGTACCAATCCAGATATTACTTCCCTCTATTGCAAGAGCATGAACACCGCCAGAAGGCAAACCGGAATTTAAGGTATCATAGACCGTCCAGTTAGTACCGTCAAACTTTGCAAGACCATCATCAGTGCCAATCCAGATATTACTTCCCTGTATTACAAGAGCCCTGACATCGTTATAAGGTAACCCAGAATTTGCATGGTTATAAAATGTCATTTCCCCAGTAGTTTTGTTCATTTTTACGAGTCCACCCTCAGTGCCAATCCATAGTTCATTGCCGTTATTAGCAATAGCCGTGACAACTTGTCCGTTAGTATAATTAATCCAATTAGGATATTGTGCAAAGCCGGAAGAATAAAATGTTATCCCTAAAATCACATAAAATAAAACATTCTTTTTCATAGTTTTTTCCTATTTATTTCATCCTCAAGTATCTTTACACTTAAATATTCTCAAAACCTATCTTTGTCAATCTTTAATCCCAACTTTTTTCATTCCTTATTGTGAATCAAAAAATTGAGGGGATAAAATCCTGTGCTAAATTGGGTATTTTTGTGACTAAGATTGTGACTAAGAGAGATAAAAACCCATAAACCTAAATTAAAACTAATCAAAATAGATAATAACTCAGGTTGATTATTAAAAACAAGCTATTGCACCGATTTCTCTTGCCTGTCAATAACCTTCGAGAATTTCCTTTTTCTGATTTCCAGTCATGCGCCTTTGCTTTCAATCTATCTCAATTCCTCTTTTGAAGAGACTAAAAAACAATACAATCCCACATATGATTAAAATAGGGAATAAGATTACCATAAAAACAAAAGATACTATAATTCCTCCTATAGCGAGGAATAAATTTTTCATTGATGAATTTAATGAACTTTTTTGACAGTTTTGTCAATAGGGGAAATACTGTACATACTCTTCTACTTCATTAAGACGAGTTTTTTGGTAGATTTGTAGTTGCCTGCGGTGAGGGTGGAGAAGTAGATACCTGAGGGTAATTTTTTTGCATCTAAATCGACAGTATAACTTCCTGCTTCTTTTTCTCCATTAACTTTTACCCCATTTTTTCCAATTGTCCCTGACTGCTAACACTATTTCATCAAAATTAATTTTCTGGTTTGCTTGTATTTTCCGGCTTCAAGTTTAACAAAATAGACCCCTTTTGCTAATTTCTTACCGTGCTCATCCCTACTATTCCATGCTATTGAATAATAGCCCGGTTTATCAGTCCCGTTTACCAATGTTTTGACTAATTTCCCTGACATATCATAAATCTTAAGAATCGTGTGAGCAAATTCAGGAATCGCATATTTTAGAATGACTTTCGTAGCAACCGGATTCGGATAAATTTCAGAAAATTCGTATTTATTGGGCATAACTTTCTCTTGTGTATTTATTCCCTTAAAGTGAAACCAACTATCTATGCCTTGACTTGGTATCGCATTTGCATTTATATCCGATAAAGTAAGTTCCCCAATATGTAACAATGTGCTATCGCCAGGCGTAGCATTTGGGGATACATAAAATGGGATTCCTGTGATAGAACCTGTATCGGAAGCGATTGTGTCGAGAGACGTATTGAAAAGAAGTATTTGAATATAGTTTGTACCGATTTTGGAATCAATGCTCATCATATTAGAACGAGGGGTTGTTTTTGCATCCCTTGCTCTGAGTAACAATGTATCATATGCAATTTTTATCTGGACACCTGCAACCCCAATGGAATTTTCCAAATTGATATAAACCATATTACTATCACTACCCGGTGTGCCGAGACAACTAGATATATTTATCATAGCTGTATCCTGAGTTTTAAGATTTGAACTCTTAAGGATAGATTTACCGACAAGCTTATTAGATAGAAAATTGCTATTGAAAATATGCCTCAAACCATATTTAGTATTCTGGATAGTTTTAACTATGGATATTATATCTAATACATCAATTATTGAATCTCCTTTTGCATCAGCTGCCCACAGTTCATAAAGATTTGGCAGTTCGCCATATCCCTGGATAATTCCTACTGTTCGGGTAATATCAAGGATATCTACAACTTTATCACACTTAACGTCACATTTCGTCCCGGGAGTTATAAGAAAATCACCCTTATTTCTGCCTTCTCCAATGTTGCCTGCAATGTCCCATGCAACAATTTTAAGTTTGCAAGTAGTAGAGAAAGTATCAATAACCGGCCACACATAGGTAGAGTCGTTCGCTATCCCTATCCCATGCGCAATTGTATTTGGATAAGAAACACCACTGTTAAAAGAAAGGCAAATTGATACAGAATCTATTTTGTTATTGTCTGTTGCTTGCCATTTGATTGTGTTGGATGCTCCGGTAAGCCATATTTCCCCACTATCCGGATGTACAATATTAACAGAAGGCGAAGAAGTATCAACAACAACAACCCAATAATTTGAATCTGATAATACCTTATCTGTAACTTTAACTTTAATAGTATCTGTGGTAATAGAGGTACTGCAGTATTGATATATCGTATCAACAACAAGAGGATTAATTATACCATTGACACTCCATATATATTGTAAAGTATCGTTGTCGGGGTCTTCCGTATGTATACGTAAGTTTATCGTATCTGGCAATCCCATTGTATAAGGAGAAACAGGGAATGAGTAAACAATCCCGGGTGGATCGTTAACAGGAATTACTGTAAGACATAAAGTATCCGAGGTGCTTTCCCCCCAGGGGTCATTTGCAGTAAAAATTATATCTCTAGTACCATTCCAATTAGCAGCACCGGTAATTGTAGCAATATGGGTAATACTGTCGATACGAACATTAATAAATTCCTCAGCGAGCAAACTTAATTTTCTGGTGTTATTTTCTAATATGTGGGTTTGGGCTTTAGACATATTTTTATAAATAGACTGTTTCAGACTCCTGCTTTTTGTGATATTCCTATCTCGGTTGTTACTTGCAATAATTTGATTATTAAACTTGCTACTTGTGTACACAGAATAACTCCAAATAAGAGATGACTTGGCATCATCGCTATCATACACATAGTTATCGAGATTTATTTTAAGAGAGTCGTCTTCCGGGAAACTTGTATCGGGAAGCATTGAAACTACGGGAGCGTTATTGTTTTCACATACTGTTTTTGAAATTGTGTCGTTACTTGGTATAGTATCAAACAAGAATTTGGTAAATATGGTGACTTTATAATCTTTCCTTGCAAAAGGAGTTACCCAATTATCAAAAGTAACGGCAATCGTATCTTTTCCTGCAAGATTTGATACATATTGTGTATCTATGTAAGAGCTGTAGCTCTTTGCCATTGCAAGACTTTTCTTCCCGGAAAAAGCAGTAGTAGTAGAAGATGTGTTTTCTTTTGTAAGTGTTGCCCTAATTTTCATATCTCTGTAAAGAGGGGCTATGGAAGTATCAATTTTACATATAACTTGGAAAGCCGGAGCAGTATCCGTCGCACAATTTATTATATATGCTTTAGGAGAATAGGTAGAATCGAGGAACACAGTATCCGGAAGTCCGGTAATTGCCGATGGTCTCACATCTCCAGGGGAATTCGCTATAACAACTGTCCGTGTTGTATTAGAGTGGCGTGAATTACCTGCATTGTCAGATGCAGTTACATACCATTTATGGCTTCCCTTGTTTAAATTATAATCTGCTGTCCAGATTGTGTCCGTACCCGTATGTTTAAGAATACTATCTATATAAACTTTATAATCTTTAAACCCGCTTTCCGTATCACTTGATGCTCTCCACAAAAAAGTCGGTTTCGAAATTGAAAAAACCGCAGAATCTGCAGGTGAAACAAGGCTGAAAGTTGCAGGAGGAACCGTATCTTTAACGATTGAAAAATAATCGTCGCTTTTATCTTCAACGGTTACTGTATTGCTTGCATTAAGCATCTGCACCTTAACCCGGCAGGTTGTGGAGTGTGTATCCGGCAAGGTCCAGTTCCAAGAAAGGCTGTCGGGGCTAATGTTCTTTGCTATAGTATCATACTTTCCTTCGGCAAAGAATACCTTATATTTATCAATTGCAAATCCGTAAGCAGTCCAATGATAGTCTGTAAATAATCTCACTTTCACCGTATGACCCGGTATTGCCGGTGACCAGAAAGCTCCGTAAGTACCTTTTGGATATTTAACAATTGAATTGTTATGTTTATCATTTAAAAACAAAGTATCGCCTGCGGCGCCAAATATTGTAAGACTAGTGAAATGTACTTTTATTGAATCCGCTTTTCTATTACAAATTGTCCAGGTATTATCGTAATCATTGGAATACGGGTGGGCAGACGCTATGGAATAATTTAAGCTATCCCAGGTGGTATAAGGATTTAAGTAATAGAGCATTCTATAAGAATTTGGTTTTGAGCCTACTTTAGACCAGGTAATTTTCTTTGTTGTCATCTCTGTCCATTTTTCTCCTCCATTCGGAGAAGTTACAAAAAGGGGACAAGTAGTGTCAATAATAGTCAAGGTTGTTGGCACAAACACTGTCGGATTGTTTAAGTCATTTGAAGTAATTTTCAACCAACATTTATAAGTAGTATCAGGGAAATCAACAATATTAGCATCAAAGGTTGCCGTTATATTAGCTGAATCATTTTGCAGAACAGTATCTTTAGCAGGACTTATATCGTAAATCCAATTTTGATAACAAACTTCTGCTCGCATCATAAGATTGACAGTTGCCGGCTCACTATCGTATCTAAACCTTCCAACCTCACTATTCGCTGGAGCCGGCACTACATAATTTTTAATTCCTGTGTATACATAAAACCAAAAATCATTTTTATCTTTATATGTCTTACTTAAAGGCACACGATACCAACAATCCGTAGAATCTACTGTAAATGGGACTTTTTCTATAAGAGTGCCCGGTTCCCCGTTATTATCATCGTATAAAAACATAGTATCGAGCTGTGTTTGGGGCGTCCTGATATAAAATAATCCGGCTTTTACTTCACAAGTAAAAAATACTTTTTTAATTGAGTCGGGAGTAAATCTAGCCCCATAAAGAGAATGAGTACTCGCATCCACATTTCCACCATTCTCGTATCTTATAGTATCTAGAGGAAACCCTTTTAATTGAGAATTTGTTTTCGAGCTAACTACTTCAAACTTAAGAGTATCCGTCCCTGTATTCTTTACCTTGATACCTTGAGAACCGATAGTGTTAGCAGGTAAAACCACACCAAGACTATCAGGGATTAATTCCATATGCGGGACAGTAAGATAGAAATTAGACGTTGAGGTTTGATTTAAAGATACAGTAATATTAGAGTTAGTTTTGGAAAAATAATTAGTCGCCCTGGCGGTTAAACTATACGTACCTTTTAACACCCTATTAATCTGATAGTGACCATTTATATCAGCAGTGTCCCCCAAAGGCTGGCGTCCATCAATCATAATAATAGCTCCCGGAATAGGCAAAGATGTCTTTTTATCATATACCGTCCCGGCTATAGATCCCATTTCTCCTTTATATAAACGGACTTCGTCCGCGTAAATAGTTTTTTGATACCACTGCCCAGAGTCAGATCTGTTTATATGGCATCTAAATCTGGCAATAAAACGGTCTATCATATTATATTTACTTAAATCCAAACACCCCCTATCCCAATATAATGTACCGAAACTACTGACGGAATCGACACCAAGATGCCATGTTCCATCATAAATATCAACATAAACACAGGGGGGAGGCGTATAATGACCGTAAACATAAAAATAATAGTCAAAGAAAATATCAGTTTGCCCGGCTAATTTAAAATATATATCGGCATAATCATCAGACCAAACCGTTGTATCAGTACAAGTCATATTCATAAGGGAATCTCCCTGATAAGGTTTATGATTTGGTGCACATCGTCCGGTTCCTGTACAAATACGCCATTTATTAGTTCCTGATAAACACCAATTCCCAAGTCCCCCCTCAAAACCATCACTAAAAGGCGCTGTAAAAATATTTTTAACCGTAGTTTTAATTCTTCCATACTGTGAAACTTCAGGATATTTAATAGAGGTAGCATATACTTTTAATGTATCTATTTTTCCATAAGTGGCACCACTCGGGATACTAAGTTTTACAAATACATTGGCAGAGTCACCTTTTTTTATCGAGTTGGTTTTAGTAATCTGGAGTGTTTTCGTAGAATCCCAAAAGGTGGTAGGCCATGAATTATTTGTTACCGATAAGTTGTAGCTGTCCGCGGTTGTACCTGTATTTTTAACCGCAACCTTATACCAGGATACACACTCTGCAAATCCAAAAGAACTTTGATATACCGGCGAAATAAACACGGAATGAGTTGCCGTTGTGACCGGACAATAGGATAGATATGATTTATTTAATGAATCTTTACAGGTTAATTTGAAATTGATAATATGTTTGTTAGGACAAGAAGCTTTTACGTTAAATAAATATGGCAGAGTCTGAACGGAACTACCGGCAGTAAGCGTGCCAATTGATTTGACGGTATCCAGCAACGTAACAAAAGTATCCGAAGTCGAAAGTGTGCCTACTAACTTATATGTCGTCGCTGAACCATAATTTTTTATCAGCAGGGGAAGTTGAATGGTTTCCGAAGTATTTATAGCGCTGTCTGCATTCCCAAAACTTCCGCCGATACTATCGTCGTCCACAAAGTATCTTGAAGAAGCAGGGTACGGGCCGCT
Protein-coding regions in this window:
- a CDS encoding YncE family protein, with protein sequence MKKLLIGIFMIGLFSNLSYAQVVPVGIIPLGPAVGNGTYPIGVGVNPNTNRIYVANMGSNNVSVINGYTDSIINTINVAESPFEITVNPSTNIVYIAHSNNDIVSVINGATNSVVGTIGVGGRPFDIKVNTKTNKIYVTNEDSNTVSVIDGVTNSIIKTVAVGAQPKGIDIDSNTNKIYLASTYGVYVIDGSVDSIMANISILGAGIAVNTETNKIYVTSDHFSSVFVINSLTNSVIDSIKVGEMPYGIAINSKTNKIYVSDRDLSNVFVIDGSTDSIITTIEDANLTSSYWGIDVNPETNKIYRTNCQSNTISVISGSTDSVIATILAGRMP
- a CDS encoding T9SS type A sorting domain-containing protein, with the protein product MKKNVLFYVILGITFYSSGFAQYPNWINYTNGQVVTAIANNGNELWIGTEGGLVKMNKTTGEMTFYNHANSGLPYNDVRALVIQGSNIWIGTDDGLAKFDGTNWTVYDTLNSGLPSGGVHALAIEGSNIWIGTNSYYGGGLAKFDGTNWTVYDTSNSGLSDNYISALAIEGSVIWIGTAEGLTKFNGTTWTVYNTSNSGLPSKYVLALAIQGSDIWIGTNGGLAKFDGTNWTVFNSSNSGLPDDYVIALAIEGNIIWIGADYDGLVKFDGTTWTVFNTSNSGLPDNYAFALVIEGSNKWIGTGGGGLAKFDDTNWTVFNPSNSGLPRNDVLALAIEGSNKWMGTMLGGLAKFDGTTWTVFNTYNSGLPYNYVNALGVEGSNKWIGTRAGLAKFDGTNWTVFNSSNSGLPASAVRTLVIKGINKWIGTYDGGLAKFDDTNWTVYDTSNSGLPNNGITALAIEGSNIWIGTDYGGGLAKFDGTTWTVFNTSNSGLPENGINALAIEDSNIWIGTSNGLAKFDGTTWTVFNASNSSLPANYVTALAIEGSNKWIGVWGGLVKFDDTNWTVFRTLNSGLLSNGIRSLVIEGANIWIGTCGGLAVYNTTGIEENSNIKNQNAKIEIGQNPFIKSTIIKYFIPIRTRVILSVYDISGSCVKTLVNGEKAAGVYNTTLNSNELKTGVYFARLTTGTLKATKKLILMK
- a CDS encoding T9SS type A sorting domain-containing protein, with amino-acid sequence MGKNGVKVNGEKEAGSYTVDLDAKKLPSGIYFSTLTAGNYKSTKKLVLMK
- a CDS encoding C25 family cysteine peptidase; translated protein: MNKKTFLKYFLALLLFLPAFAFGGQITKTLTFNASDLKFRKDKNKGYDIVEINGYGITQTVGYPMLPQKAIQVLIPYNAVITDVEVLNPKKENIPGTYKIYPTQPPQPVSAKFKNPIKWIEPDSKMYKQSSPFPENLVEHSHTGNMGGYRIASFLVSPLQYVPAKNQLVFYSQMDIRITYEEDNGIASQKTEHQKKIFQDIIKEKVINPEFLPLSGPLPEVSTGTVEYVIITADSFVPSFQPLIDWKIKKGVPSKIIPLSFIYSNYSGRDNAEQIRNFIKDANTNWGTIWVLLGGQCDYENKQEIVPRRDVCYMKCCNYKYPDEDTIPSDLYFSDLDGTWNNDNDLTWGERPIDGDTVDLCFDVFVGRAPVRTKVQVQTFVNKVLTYEKNPPSGYLNRIFLPAGELFPPGNNGNVVPDTIASRTPAGLQDIKLYEINGNLSQIAARDTINKGAGFTYLGGHGDEFAIYLYNGVSNSYLNSDVVDLLSNGNKLGIVTSAGCMCGAFDLMPTWWGQGDCFAEHFLTATGGGAVASIMNSRYGWGSGDNSIYLSDQVDTSFYHAVFIDKIKHLGQAHAISKDNFIPNVWWYGYWPWVLYELNLFGDPELPMWTDEPKNLNVTYNATIPQGPNDFTVTVKNAGGTPVESAYVCCMMDTTIYLRGYTNSSGVVNFSFYLPDIDTVLITTTAYNYLPKEGYTRTVSSGPYPASSRYFVDDDSIGGSFGNADSAINTSETIQLPLLIKNYGSATTYKLVGTLSTSDTFVTLLDTVKSIGTLTAGSSVQTLPYLFNVKASCPNKHIINFKLTCKDSLNKSYLSYCPVTTATHSVFISPVYQSSFGFAECVSWYKVAVKNTGTTADSYNLSVTNNSWPTTFWDSTKTLQITKTNSIKKGDSANVFVKLSIPSGATYGKIDTLKVYATSIKYPEVSQYGRIKTTVKNIFTAPFSDGFEGGLGNWCLSGTNKWRICTGTGRCAPNHKPYQGDSLMNMTCTDTTVWSDDYADIYFKLAGQTDIFFDYYFYVYGHYTPPPCVYVDIYDGTWHLGVDSVSSFGTLYWDRGCLDLSKYNMIDRFIARFRCHINRSDSGQWYQKTIYADEVRLYKGEMGSIAGTVYDKKTSLPIPGAIIMIDGRQPLGDTADINGHYQINRVLKGTYSLTARATNYFSKTNSNITVSLNQTSTSNFYLTVPHMELIPDSLGVVLPANTIGSQGIKVKNTGTDTLKFEVVSSKTNSQLKGFPLDTIRYENGGNVDASTHSLYGARFTPDSIKKVFFTCEVKAGLFYIRTPQTQLDTMFLYDDNNGEPGTLIEKVPFTVDSTDCWYRVPLSKTYKDKNDFWFYVYTGIKNYVVPAPANSEVGRFRYDSEPATVNLMMRAEVCYQNWIYDISPAKDTVLQNDSANITATFDANIVDFPDTTYKCWLKITSNDLNNPTVFVPTTLTIIDTTCPLFVTSPNGGEKWTEMTTKKITWSKVGSKPNSYRMLYYLNPYTTWDSLNYSIASAHPYSNDYDNTWTICNRKADSIKVHFTSLTIFGAAGDTLFLNDKHNNSIVKYPKGTYGAFWSPAIPGHTVKVRLFTDYHWTAYGFAIDKYKVFFAEGKYDTIAKNISPDSLSWNWTLPDTHSTTCRVKVQMLNASNTVTVEDKSDDYFSIVKDTVPPATFSLVSPADSAVFSISKPTFLWRASSDTESGFKDYKVYIDSILKHTGTDTIWTADYNLNKGSHKWYVTASDNAGNSRHSNTTRTVVIANSPGDVRPSAITGLPDTVFLDSTYSPKAYIINCATDTAPAFQVICKIDTSIAPLYRDMKIRATLTKENTSSTTTAFSGKKSLAMAKSYSSYIDTQYVSNLAGKDTIAVTFDNWVTPFARKDYKVTIFTKFLFDTIPSNDTISKTVCENNNAPVVSMLPDTSFPEDDSLKINLDNYVYDSDDAKSSLIWSYSVYTSSKFNNQIIASNNRDRNITKSRSLKQSIYKNMSKAQTHILENNTRKLSLLAEEFINVRIDSITHIATITGAANWNGTRDIIFTANDPWGESTSDTLCLTVIPVNDPPGIVYSFPVSPYTMGLPDTINLRIHTEDPDNDTLQYIWSVNGIINPLVVDTIYQYCSTSITTDTIKVKVTDKVLSDSNYWVVVVDTSSPSVNIVHPDSGEIWLTGASNTIKWQATDNNKIDSVSICLSFNSGVSYPNTIAHGIGIANDSTYVWPVIDTFSTTCKLKIVAWDIAGNIGEGRNKGDFLITPGTKCDVKCDKVVDILDITRTVGIIQGYGELPNLYELWAADAKGDSIIDVLDIISIVKTIQNTKYGLRHIFNSNFLSNKLVGKSILKSSNLKTQDTAMINISSCLGTPGSDSNMVYINLENSIGVAGVQIKIAYDTLLLRARDAKTTPRSNMMSIDSKIGTNYIQILLFNTSLDTIASDTGSITGIPFYVSPNATPGDSTLLHIGELTLSDINANAIPSQGIDSWFHFKGINTQEKVMPNKYEFSEIYPNPVATKVILKYAIPEFAHTILKIYDMSGKLVKTLVNGTDKPGYYSIAWNSRDEHGKKLAKGVYFVKLEAGKYKQTRKLILMK